The genomic interval ACGATTGTGTCGTTGGAGATAACTGTATTTTTTCAAACAATAGCACGCTTGCAGGTCATATAACCGTAGGTGATCATGTAGTACTTGCAGGTATGGCGGCAGTGCAACAATTTTGCACAATAGGTAGTCATGCTTTTGTAACGGGTGGCTCTTTAGTGCGTAAAGATGTACCTCCTTTTGTTAAGGCTGGACGTGAGCCTTTAAGTTACGTAGGAATTAACTCTATAGGATTACGTCGCAGAGGATTTTCTACAGAGAAAATACGTGAGATACAAGATATTTTTAGAATTTTATATCAAAAGAATTACAATAATACACAAGCAGTGGCTATTATTGAGGCAGAGATGGAAGCAACTGCAGAGCGAGATGAAATATTACAATTTATTCGTAATTCCCAGCGCGGTATTATGAAGGGCTATTTTAGCTCATAGTACGAGTTCGCTTTCGCGAAAGTGTACATCTATACTTTTA from Dokdonia sp. Hel_I_53 carries:
- the lpxA gene encoding acyl-ACP--UDP-N-acetylglucosamine O-acyltransferase, whose amino-acid sequence is MNQPLAYVHPGAKIAKNVVIEPFTTIHNNVVIGEGSWIGSNVTIMEGARIGKNVSIFPGAVISAVPQDKKFNDEDTVTIIGDNTTIRECVTINRGTSDRMKTQVGNNCWIMAYCHIAHDCVVGDNCIFSNNSTLAGHITVGDHVVLAGMAAVQQFCTIGSHAFVTGGSLVRKDVPPFVKAGREPLSYVGINSIGLRRRGFSTEKIREIQDIFRILYQKNYNNTQAVAIIEAEMEATAERDEILQFIRNSQRGIMKGYFSS